The Elusimicrobiota bacterium sequence TCTTTCTTTTACCGACTGAAGTCGGATATAATAAGATTTTTATTGATTGTCAACTGGAATTCCACAGTTTCTGAACTTTCTGTTTTGTTAGAAGCAAATAGTCGCGGTCTCGTGAAAAAACCTCAAGTGTGATTGTATTGTTATAGCCAATTCTTTTAAGAAGTCCAACAGCATCCTCCCAGTTAACATTTCCAGTGCCTAACGGGATATGCAGGTCATTGTAGCCGCCTTTATTATCCGAGAGATGAACATGGATAAGTCGGTCT is a genomic window containing:
- a CDS encoding TIM barrel protein → DRLIHVHLSDNKGGYNDLHIPLGTGNVNWEDAVGLLKRIGYNNTITLEVFSRDRDYLLLTKQKVQKLWNSS